CCTGCTAAGCAGTTCTATTACCGGTTTTCAATTTGCTCTTCTTAAGGCAAGATTTCACCAGTTCGCTCACTTCGGCCAGTAACTCATCTCGCGGACAAGCGTCTTTCCGGATGATCTCCTGGACATAACCATTCAGTCGCACGCGGTCTGCTTTCGTTAAATCTTTGGCGGTGACGACAACGATGGGAATGGTCCGCCAGCTTTTGTGCTGGTGAACGCGGTCGATAAATTGAAACCCGTCCATCTCCGGCATCATGAGATCCAGCAAAATTAACATCGGCTGGCTCTCGGCCAGGCGCTCTATAGCCACGCGCCCGTTCTCGGCCTCGATCACTTGACACCCTTCTTTTTTCAGCAAACGCCGGAGAATCTCCCGCGTATCAGGATCGTCTTCGACGACCAGAACCGGACCGGGTTGAGGATGCCGCCGATACTTTTCCAGAACCGCCAGCAGGCGCTTACGCTGGATGGGCTTGGTCAGGTAATCCGACGCGCCCAAGGCGTAGCCCAGGTTCTTATTATCCACGAAAGTCAGCATTACTACCGGTATATCGGCTAAGGCAGGATCGGCCTTGAGCTCCGTCAACACCGCCCAGCCGTCCCGGCCCGGCATCATCACGTCCAGCGTAATGACGTCAGGTTGGAGTTCTCTAGCCAGACGCAACCCCTCTTCACCCTCGGAAACGGTCTGCACGCGAAAACCATCCTTGCTCAAAAAACGTTTCAAGAGGTCACGGGTAGCCGGATCATCTTCAATGACCAGGACAGTACTCAAGTCTGCCGATTCCATCTGCTCAGGTAGTTCGTTGAGGGGCGCTGCTGCCGGGGGTTGAGCCTTGACCCGGGCCGGGAGCCGAATCGTAAAGGTGGTGCCGGCCCCGTGGTCACTAATGGTACTGATCTCTCCTCCCATCATCTGACAGAAGCGATGGGTGATGGTCATCCCCAGCCCGGTGCCGCCAAATTTCCGGGAGGTTGAAGCATCGCCCTGAACGAAAGGCTGGAAGAGTTTCTCCATCTGGTCCGGGGCCATGCCGATTCCCGTGTCACTGACGCTGAATTTAATCCAGTCGACGCCGCCTATGAGCTCGCGAGAGGCTTCCAGGGTGATGGTGCCATTTTCGGTGAATTTACAAGCGTTGCTGAGCAGATTGAACAAGGATTGCCGTACCTTGGTCAGGTCAGCATGCATGGTGCCCAGATCAGCGGCACAGTGCACCTGAAGAGTATTGGCGTTCTTTTCCACCAGCGGCTTAATGGTGCTGACGACATCTTCGATCACCCGGGAAATACCAAAAGATTCCAGGAAAAGATCCATTTTGCCGGCTTCGATCTTGGACAGGTCGAGAATATTGTTGATGAGGCTCAGAAGATGATTACCGGAGGCATGAATCTTTTGCAGGTCGGGGATAAGATCTTCCTGCCCCTTCTCTTGGGCGTCTTCCATCAAGATTTCGCTGTAACCAAGTATGGCGTTCATAGGGGTGCGCAGCTCATGGCTCATGGTGGCCAGGAACGCGCTTTTAGCTTGATTGGCGGCATCGGCGGCATCTTTGGCTTTTGTCAGGGTCGCTGCAATTTTCATGGGCTCGGTCAGATCGCGGGTCAACATGGCAAAGCCACGCAGATTTCCGCCCTGATCCCGGATCGCCGTGAAGACCACGTTCGCCCAGAAGGTTGATCCGTCCTGGCGCACCCGCCAGCCCTCGTCCCCGAATTGGCCCTTGGCCGCCACCACGTCCAAGTCGCGCTGGGGCTTGCCGCTCTGGATGTCTTCTTGGGGATAAAACCGTGAAAAGTGCTGGCCGACGATCTCCTCGGCGCTATAGCCCTTGATCCGCTCCGCTCCGGCATTCCAGCTCACCACGCGCCCCTCCGGATCCAGCATGACGATAGCGTAGTCGGTCACGCTCTCTACCATCAACCGGAAGCTTTCCTCGGTCCAGCGCAGTTGCTCTTCCACATGCTTACGGGCGGTATTGTCGGTGCCGATCAGCAGATAGCCGATGATGGTCTCTTGCGCATCGCGCAGCGCCGTGACCGACACGATGGCCGGAAAGCGGCTGCCGTCCTTGCGGATGTAAGTCAGCTCGTAGATGTCCTCGATGCCGCGGGAAGCCTTGAAGACCAAGGCCTCAAAACCTGGCGTAATCGTGGTATCAAGCTCGAGGCTCAACGCGGCGGCCCGCGCGATCAGCTCCTGCGGATCGGAAATCGCGGCCGGGGTGATCTTGTCCACCACTTCGGCAGCCGTGTAGCCGAGCATGCGCTCGGCGCCGACATTGAATATTTGAATGACGCCCTGCGCGTCGGTAGCGATACTCGAGAAGTTGGCGCTGTTGAAAATCGCCTTTTGCAAGGCCCCCGCTTTTAGCAGGGCCTCTTCCGCCTGCCGACGCTCAGACTGCGAGACCAGCCAATTTGGGTCAGAGTAATTTGGCATTTCTCATCTTTCCTGGGAGGTCACAGCCTGCCTTCGAGGCCGCTCAAACTAACATATTGAAAGTCAGACCCCAGGGGCCCGAAGGCCCCTGGGGTTATCGCGAGTAAAATTGTCTGCATACGGTTCCGAGATCAGGTAACGCTAAACGGGACCAGCTTCCTACCTTAACTACTCCCCTTATTTAAGATTCTTCGGGGGGGCAAAGGTGGGCAGCATAACCGCGTCGATACCCTGGGCCACGCCGTTGGTCGCCATCATGTCAGGTTTGACGATGGTAGCGTCATTCACCATATATTTGTCGCCCATTTTGGTGAATTTCATGATCCCGGCGTTGTCGGTGGGGCACAGGGTCTTGCATTCTTTCAGTTCCGGCAGATCCTTGACCAGGTACTTGCCCGGGGTGATATGAAAGAACACCACGTCTCTGACGATGGCCGGATCGCCCATTATCTTGTCCAGGGTTGCCTGGGGCACAGCGGCGAAGGCCGCGTCAGTGGGGGCAAAAACCGTGAAGGGGCCCTGCATCGACTTCAATTCCTGCACGTTGGCTTTATCCGCAAGACTTAAGAAAGTCTTATAGTTCCCGGCGGCCGCCAGGGTATCATACAGGTTTGTGGGTTGCGCCATAGCCATCCCAAACGGGACCAACACCAACAGCAGGGTCACTAAAGCAATTCTTACTTTCATTATTTATTCTCCTGGTGAAATTTATGTTTGTACAAGCTTTTCATCCCGTTGAGCGTTACCTGATCTCGGAAAAACCACGCCCGTTTCCTCAAAAAAGTGCCCTCGCCAGCCACCTTCATCCCTGGCCTGTGCACCTCTTTTCGATTCCCTCACTCATCTTAAAGTCGTCCAAGGAGGTACAGTATGAGAACCACTATCAGAACCGTCCCCAGGACACCGCTCGGGCCATAGCCCCACTGTCTGCTATGTGGCCAGGAAGGCAGGGCGCCGACGAGAAAGAGGATGAGTACGATAATTAAAATAGTGCCTAACATGGTACTTCTCCTTTGTGGTTAGCCTAAATTATGGGGAATGCCATGCACGTTGCACTGCAAATTATCCCCAAACGTTTCACTCTGTGGTTACCCGGGTGCGCCGCACATCGAGCTTCGGCCCCTCGCTTGAAAATTTTGCCTGATAGTGATGGACCTCTCCACTCTTGATGGTCATATGGGGGAACCGCACATCCGAGGTGCTGCCGCTGTCGCTATAAGCCTTGAGGAACAAGGTGTACTCCCCGGTTTTCCGGCCGATTACCCGCAGGTTATAAAGGCCGCTCACTGGATTGCGCAGGTGGATGTCGGTGGTCTCGGGACCCGTCCTGTCTCCGGAAGGATCGGTGAGCATAAGTTCCCCCGGGGGAGAGCCCCCGGCATCGGATTGGATGCGGATGTCCAAAGTCTGGGCGGCGGCGGCGCCTGGAAAAATGGCCAGGGTCGCAACGATGAAAAGCCCGATCGCCAGCCAGGCTGATACGATGGTTACTCGGTTCATGATAATTACCTCCGGTAGTATGGTTGAGGCGGTCTTATTGCTCTTCTTCCTCGAGTTCCCGCAGGTGCTGTTCGGCGGCTTTTTGGCGCTTGCCGGCATCCTGCTGGCGCTTGATGGCGTCTTGCTTACGCTGGCCGGAATTTTGCTGTCGTTTCCACTCCCGTTCGCGCTCCTGCCATTCCTCTTGCCGCTTCTGCCGTAACTCTTCCTGGCGCTTATCTTCACTCGTCTGCGCACCGCTTTGGGCCAGTACTTGGCTCGAGAACCAGAGATTGCCGGGGATTACCAATAAACCTGCCAGGAGCATCGTCCCCAGTCCCATGATCTTTTTCATCTGCCCCTCCTAAATATCTAAGTCGCTTCGCGGCAGGGGATGGCCAGGCCATGACTTACCGATCAACCGCTCAGCGTTATCGGCCTCGTCAAACGTACCCACGTTGCCCTTTCCATTGCCGTCAATTCCTTCCCTGCCATGGCCCCAAGCCCTAAATGCCAAGAAAGGCTGCTTTTTTTGGGCGAAAAGATTATCGGCCCCACCATCCCGAGGGCCGCGCCCCCATCAGACCCAGTATGCCCGTGACAATCAGGTAAACCGCCACAATAATGCTCAACAGGCCGGGTTGAATCAATATCAATATCCCGGCGATTAACGCAACGACTGGCCCCAGGTATGGTTGGTATGGCATGTGCTCCTCCTTTAATTCATCATTGCTATCGTATTGGGCACCCTGGTTAAGCAAAAAAGAAGGTCCTCTGGCGCTGAACCAAGTCAGTTACTTCCCCACTCGGATTTTGGAGAGTTCACCAATGAGCCCAAAAACGCTCAAGAGCCACAAGACCACGGCAATGACTACGACAGCATTCAAGATCGACTTAATGGAACCCGCCATTGGAATGTATGAGTTGACGAGCCAGAGAAGAACACCAACTACGATCAAGACCAGCACCACGTTGATTAAAGGCATGATCTACTCCCTTTATGTTTGGATTTCAGAAGGTACTCCACTCTTTTAATTTTGGAGGTTGGACGTGCGATGAGGCGACAGCCCATCCGCATCTGTCCAAATTGCTCCTTGGAGCCTACTTTTCGAGTGTAACCCCAAAAGCTGATCCTATTCCCGACGCCAAGGCCTTGAACCTGAGCCTCATAAGAGTATGCCCTTTGCGGGGGGGGGCGGCCAGGCAACCCACTTGGCGAACCCCTGATTATCTTCATCGGCCTGGGCAACCGGCCCCATTTTGACCTAACCACCAATTCTTTCCCTTTCATGCCCCCTATCCTTGAATGCAATCAAAGGCTCCTTTTGACCTTGCCTCGAATTATAATCACATATGATAGAATGTCAAGGTATATAAAGTTTTATAATTGAATATATTGATATATTATAAAAATTATATCTTAATATTGATTCATAATAAATTATATATTTATAATTGACTTATATGGCTATATATAATAATATTTGAGGCAAAATGGAGGGAGGTTATGGAAAATAACATAGTGCTAACCACTGAGGAAGCGGCGGAGTTTTTGAAGCTGACGCCTTTCACAGTGCGAGATTATGCCAGGCGGGGAATTCTGCCGTCACGCAAGGTGGGCAAGGGGTGGCGGTTCTATAAGCCTGACCTGCTGGCCTGGTTAAGGGACTATAAGGCTCCACATTGAGGGGGAAAGCTATGAGGAATTACACATGGACTGAGGACAACTCAT
This Desulfobaccales bacterium DNA region includes the following protein-coding sequences:
- a CDS encoding DUF3096 domain-containing protein, with product MPYQPYLGPVVALIAGILILIQPGLLSIIVAVYLIVTGILGLMGARPSGWWGR
- a CDS encoding fasciclin domain-containing protein; translated protein: MKVRIALVTLLLVLVPFGMAMAQPTNLYDTLAAAGNYKTFLSLADKANVQELKSMQGPFTVFAPTDAAFAAVPQATLDKIMGDPAIVRDVVFFHITPGKYLVKDLPELKECKTLCPTDNAGIMKFTKMGDKYMVNDATIVKPDMMATNGVAQGIDAVMLPTFAPPKNLK
- a CDS encoding helix-turn-helix domain-containing protein; protein product: MENNIVLTTEEAAEFLKLTPFTVRDYARRGILPSRKVGKGWRFYKPDLLAWLRDYKAPH
- a CDS encoding response regulator, yielding MPNYSDPNWLVSQSERRQAEEALLKAGALQKAIFNSANFSSIATDAQGVIQIFNVGAERMLGYTAAEVVDKITPAAISDPQELIARAAALSLELDTTITPGFEALVFKASRGIEDIYELTYIRKDGSRFPAIVSVTALRDAQETIIGYLLIGTDNTARKHVEEQLRWTEESFRLMVESVTDYAIVMLDPEGRVVSWNAGAERIKGYSAEEIVGQHFSRFYPQEDIQSGKPQRDLDVVAAKGQFGDEGWRVRQDGSTFWANVVFTAIRDQGGNLRGFAMLTRDLTEPMKIAATLTKAKDAADAANQAKSAFLATMSHELRTPMNAILGYSEILMEDAQEKGQEDLIPDLQKIHASGNHLLSLINNILDLSKIEAGKMDLFLESFGISRVIEDVVSTIKPLVEKNANTLQVHCAADLGTMHADLTKVRQSLFNLLSNACKFTENGTITLEASRELIGGVDWIKFSVSDTGIGMAPDQMEKLFQPFVQGDASTSRKFGGTGLGMTITHRFCQMMGGEISTISDHGAGTTFTIRLPARVKAQPPAAAPLNELPEQMESADLSTVLVIEDDPATRDLLKRFLSKDGFRVQTVSEGEEGLRLARELQPDVITLDVMMPGRDGWAVLTELKADPALADIPVVMLTFVDNKNLGYALGASDYLTKPIQRKRLLAVLEKYRRHPQPGPVLVVEDDPDTREILRRLLKKEGCQVIEAENGRVAIERLAESQPMLILLDLMMPEMDGFQFIDRVHQHKSWRTIPIVVVTAKDLTKADRVRLNGYVQEIIRKDACPRDELLAEVSELVKSCLKKSKLKTGNRTA